The sequence ATCAACCATACAGGAAAGGGAAACTGTAATGCCCCTGCTTAGATTTAGGGTCCACGTTATAATCCCAAAGATTGTTTTCAGGCAGCAAAATAGAGCACAGAGGCTCTAGACTGATAATCAAAGCAGGTGATACCAAGGGAGGGGTCAATCTGTAGAGACTTCGGGGCCCTTTACTGGACAGCAGCCATTTCAATGGACGTGAGAAGCAGGCAGCTATAGACCTTCACAGTAGGAAGAACTGACTGGGTTTGGAGAGCAAGCAGCAGGGCGATAAGCTGAAGTGAGGCTCAGCAGGACCCACAAGCCCCTGGTGGAGTGACAAGTCTGATTTCATGGATTACttagagaaaattttattttgggcCTCAGTTCCACCTATGCCTTAAACCTAAGTTCTCAACTGTTCTAAAGGATTCTTGAGGGTCTGAGGTTGGGTTgcaccaaattttttttttaagttcaggtCTTGTTTTTTCTTAACCCAAACTATATTTCCATGTCTTGGAGCCCTTCCTCATTTTTCCTGGAGCTCCTCATGTCAGGGAGCATAAAATCCAGATTTCCATTCAGGACCCCTAATTGTTTTCAGACTTGCCAAGTTCTGAGTTTTAAGCAGCCAAGCTGATGGCCATTACCAGAGGGCCCATCTACGACCATCTCTCACCTGGACTGTGGGACTGTCTTATCCACAAACAGGAAGATTGCCTTTTCAGAAGGAAGCTGGATCCTTTTCCTGATGATCCACATGAATTGAGCCACAGTGATGTCAGATGGAACCAGGTACTTCCGTTTGTCAATGTCAACAATCTGAGAGCCTGAGACTTTTTCCACAATCACCtgagaaagtaaagaaaagtcaGGACTGGATTTCTCAAGTAAGGCTCTGGCCTCACATTGTTAGGGGAGCTGATAAATACAGTAAGGGCTGGGAGGTAAATGGGAAATTCAGTAGCTTGAGAAAATAAGCCCCCATCTTAATAAACCACACACTCTGGAGGTTGAGAACTGACATAAATGAGTTCCATAAAGTGGCAAGTGCTTTTCTGTGGTCAGGTATTATATTTCTCATCCCTGATCTCAGCCTGAGTATGATATGCACAGCTTTTACTACTAAGCTATTCAACATTCTGTCTGGGCAGACTGGAGAATATCTGGTGAGGGTTTTATTGAAAGCTTATTACTCCAGGATCCCAGACGGGGATCTGCCTTCATGCTACAGGAGAATTAAGATCCCAAGGAACTAGGAGACAAGAAGGGATGGACTAATAAGAATGACTGGCAAGAACCAAGCTCTTTGTTTGGTCTGTTTCTTCACTCTGAATGAGGTCTCAGATTTGTCCTTCCTGCCCCCTCTCCAAAAGATTGTTCACAGGCAAAGAGTTACAATAATAGGCCTGGATGTCCTTCAAAACTCAATAGGGATTACAGAAATTATCTCCCCACCATGGAAGAAATACAAGATCACACTTATTGTTAATTAAAGGAAAACCAGGGGAGAAGAGATTTTCAGTGGCTTTCGGGTGTTTTTGATCAGTTAAGTATAACAGGGTCTGAATGAGGTTAGGTAAAGATAAAGGTTTGAAGTTAAAAAGGAATGTCCTGAAACTGAAGTGCCACTTCTAAGACCAAAGTGACAGTCTTCCTCCACCATCGTTCCCCAAAGTGGTAGTGACCTATTGCCCTGTCCTAGAACAATGTTCCTTATATAATTGGCGAGGGAGCCCAGAGGCTGCTGACAGCTCCCTGGCCTAGATCGGGAGATTCAGCACTGAGAAACCCCGAACAGCACCAGACCGAGCCCCTCACGCCCTGCCCCTGACCGCCCTAGCACAGTCCAGCCTGCCTGCTACAAAACTGGACCTAGAACCTCAACTTGTCAACTGTTGAATGGTCTAGGGCCCTCCCTAATCGCTGGCCCTAGACGGCAGGAGTGACAGCGAGGTGAAGGGGCGGGGGAGGCCGAACACTCACCGGAACCCGGTCGGGATATTTCGCTCGGATCTTAGCGGATTCCACGCATCTGTGTTCTGTGGGGGAAACACACGGGACTGACGGACGCGCCAGCCGGTACCCAGGCCCCCGGCCTTCCTACGCCGCGACCTGCGCACATCTCGGGCCCTCGTTCGAGCGTCCCCGCGGCCACCGTCTTTTATTCCCCTGGCTCCTGACCGGGACAGCTGAGGGCGGGACGGGGCCGGTGGGCGACCGCCGAGGGGACCCGGGCCCGGGACACGGCATCTGCCCCACCCGGCCCGACCTAGGGCGGCCCGAGTGGGGGAGGGGGCCCACCCACCGGCCCTACCCGCCGCAGCCGGCCCGGGGGCTGAGGACTTACCCAGCGAATGGTCCTCCTTGAACATCCACTTCATGGCGGCGGCGTGGAGGGGACGGAGCCGGCTCTCGGAGCCGCGGAACTCAGAGCACCGACCACAACAACAacgacggcggcggcggcggcggcgacgaCTACACGGCAGGCGGGACTTCCGGCTGCCGGAGCCTGGCAACGGACGGGAGGCGGGACTTCCGGCGCCTCTTGCCCTGGCGCCTCGCCAGGGGGTGTGACCGCATTCCGAAGGGGCGGGGCCAGGGAGGAACCCCGCGAGGGGCTGCAAGCAGCATAGGATTGACCTCGTTGGCGATCCTCTGCATGGGTATGTCGATGAGGGATATTGGTGACTCGAAGAAAGAATGTTCGGGGAACTGGTGACTTATAGACGACTGTAGATGGGAGAGTCTGGGGCGTTGAGAGGAGGGAATGTTTGAGGGTATGAAAGACAAGGACTCTGGGGACTGATGATGGCAGGGGTCTGTTTGGATGTCGACATTGTTTGAAGTGATGACAGATTGGGGCTCGGTATAGAAGTGTGTGACTAGTTTGAGAAGACTGTGTGGGGATAGGTACTAGTGACAACCGGGAGGTGCACTATTGAAGATAGTCAAAATAGATTGCCTTGGGTCTAGAAACCGAGTTTAAACTtccatttccttcctttattcaTGCATAAAAATTTGAATAAACACTTGAGACATCGCAAATATGCATTTGAGGAATATGACTTCATTGATCATAGAGAGACCCCTTAACCTTACCTGGTGACTGTCAGGCTCAAAGAAGTACCCTGATAGCTGGTCAGGAGTCGGGCTTCCTTGTTTGGCACATTGGTGTTCGGAAATCACAGGCTGGGCTGAGTGTGTGTCACCTGTCCCGGTACATGCCTTGAAGTCTTCCAGCCCATGAGGTAATTCATTTCTTCCAAGCCGAGTCACCAAGGCAGTCCAGGCTGGGTCATTATCTACTTATGAGCTGGTGAATATTTAATGAGAATATTCACTTAATTGGGCACATGACCCTTGCCCAGTGCTTGTGATTCTGATGCATCTGAATGGCCTGTGTCTTTGAACATTGTCATCCATCATTTCCTACGTTAAAATTCCTGATGGATGCTGTGGAATCTAACTCCATTCTAAaagtatttttgttattttaagatTGTGTGTTTGAGAAACCAAAATTGgggtttgtttttaataaaatgaaaaatcctTTGAATTTCATGTGCAGAAATTAGTGTTTCTGTATGCAGGaacactgttctaggtgctggagaaacagcagtgaacaaaacccaTGCCATGGCATCCCTATTCTCATTGAGGTTACCAAAATTCCAGTGGgacaagataataaataaatgttttctgctctttagaaaaacaaaacaggttaGTTGCCTAGAGAGTGATGAGATGAAATACTATGTGATAAGAGTGATTGGCATATTCTGGGAACAGGAAGGAACTAAGGGAACAAAGAGGAGAGTGTTGGGAGATGAGATCAGAGAGATTTAGAACAAAACTGTGTTGAGCCTCATATGCTATGGAGAAAAGATTGAATTTTATTCAGAATGAAGTGGGAAGTTAATGCAGACTCGAGCAGAGGTGTAACACGATTTGACTTTCCTTTTTTAGATGATCAGGATAACTTATGAATAGATAGTAGAATATAGGCGGGTGACAGTGGAAGCAAGGGAACCACTTAAGAGCCTATtgcgggaagtggatgtggctcaagtgataaggcctctgcctaccatatgggaggacccgggttcaatccctggggcctcctggtgaaaaagaagaaaagaaagtgtgcctgcatggtgagccagccagtgcctgtgtggcaagataagtgcccacatggtgagctgagtgcccgtgcgagtgcccacgtggcaagccaagtgcccgtgcggtgagccgaATGCCTGCATTAGTATCTCGCgataagccagtgcccacagcaagcgagtcatgcagcaagatgatgatgcaacaaaagagagacgaagggaagagtcaaggtgaagcgcagcagagaccaggaactgaggtggtgcaatcaacagggaacctctctccacatcagaggtccccaggatcgaatcccagtgaatcctagaggagaaagatgagaagacaaaaagaaatagatacaaaagatcacacaggcagccaaaaagaaaaaaaaagaaaaaaaagaaaacagcagggaaggggggaggtaaaaaataaataaaaaagattaaaaaaaagaacttgaaaatattacaaaaaaaaaagagcctatgtgggaaagcagatgtggctcaagtgattgggctcccatctactatatggaaggtccagggtttgattcccagggccgcctggtgaaggtaagctgggccattcagagtgaatggacactgagagcagaccatggggggaggggggcgggggctgggataaataaataaatcttaaaaaaaaaaaaagagcctattGTGGTAATCCAGGTGAAAGATGATGTTGGTTTAGACCAGGATGGTGTCTGTGAAGGTGGGGGGAAGTAATTACATTCTGGATATACTTTTGAAGTAGAGCTGACAAAATTTGCGGAtagatttacataaaataaaatggccacctgCATTGGGTATTACTAGGAGAAGATTCCCTTCCAAGAAGGCTCTTCCAGAGGACAAAAACAGTTAAACTGCAGGggttttctgagaaaatggaacacacCCTACAGGGTTACTTTGGTCCAGTAGAGAGCGCTTATCAGAATAGACACACATATACCAGGcaatgtatatctgctccccactttgtaagatCCCTCTATggaaaatggaaacttaatgtcAGCCAACCAGAGCATTTCCTCACCTGCTTCCCCTTTCCATCCCTTCAGTGGAACTCCCTTCTTTCTATGGATATTCTGAATATTGATTCAGTGCCATAATGCTGAGAGATCCTAAATTTCATGAAAGGTGTTTTTGTGAAAGAAGTCAAAGTCAGGGTTTTTGGAAGGATGGAATTGCCATTTGCTGAAATAGGGTGGAACTGGTTTTGGTGACGTGAGATCAAGAGTTTGGTTTtacatcaaatacaaaagagtttttttgctaaaagatttcaaaatgagttggaggtcattccagaggttacacttatgcatgtctcaggcatatctcactaactgccactgtgaacaaagccttaaataggggtgctcctgagggctctacagCCATCCCAACAATATAGAAAAAGCACAcaatcccttgaaatcagcaccctgttggtgCGCCTTACCTTGAACTATACAACAACGTATTTTCTCAATATAACCGAATtaaacttatttataatttccctacacattattctaccccttttatttcaGCCTTTAATTAGCACTTACTTGTTAAAtaaatgtcccagagacttaaatattccgtctgttcatatgctggttgagccctgaatctcagaagagttgcaggcaacacctactctccagatcatcgGATTCGCCCAGgacaaatgatgatgatggataacccccatcccaaaaaactaAGAgtatctacacctgcaagcaaaactgttccttccatctgctgcatatgatctaagccccatctcaatctgAGACAGAGTGGGTATAACCATCTCAAAGTCCTCAAGGTTGAGaagtgaacaaacataagggggaaatgcaaccatggacagagtaaacttattaatattgtaataatggaagaacctgtaacactgatacaaagatagtggttaccagagtttctgaggagagagggagggaataaTAGGGGAATTGggggtatttttagggcattggaattaagtgtaagccacaatgtaaactatagaccttggttcaATATTTATAATGCGttgtaatgcttcaatatttattcaccaattgtaacaaatgtaccacacaattgtaagatatTAGTTGGGGAAGATGGGGGTggagtgctggggattgaacccaggaccttgtacacaggaagctggcgctcaaccactgagccacatcagtttccctgagttggttttttggtttgttttgcttgtttgtttttgttttttcaggaggcactgagaaccaaacctaggacctcctatgtggaagacGGGAGCACAAccttttgagccacatctgcttcttccCTTATACTTTCAATTTAACTGTTCTGaatctaaaatctctttaaaaataaagtttattatattttaaaaaaagattttggttttgatatattaaaaaaaagatgccaaAGAAACACATCCAAGAGATATATCCAAGTGAAGATGTAGAATAGGTATGAATGGATCTATAAGTCTCAAATTTAGAGGAGAGGTATTTAAAGCTATGGAACCAAATGAGCTCAGCTAGTGCGTTAGCTGAAAGAATTAAACCCTGAGGAGTGAAGATAGTTGTTCACCACCTCACAGTGTGTGAATCAGCGGAGATGTTAGAAATTGGACCCAAACTTGTGCTTCCCTTTACCAAGTTGGTTATTATGTTTTGGTCCCAGCACCTTACACATGAGAACTTGCTACATTTCTCAGGGGAAAGAACTATCCACCACTCACCAACTCAGAGTCATGACTCCTGATAGTTTCAATACTGTGTagtctttctgtcttctctccttACCTACTTAGTGTCTTTTCCTATTGCTAAATACTTTTGTAAAGCTCATGGCATCTCACAGAGGCTGAAGCACTCAACACACCTAAATTCTTAGCAGAACCTCCTTCTGTTTCAGTGATGACTAAGTTGACATTAGCTACGGTATGTTTTCTTCTGCTAAAAGGACCCTAAAGGCACATGTCTTTCCTCAGAATGGGGCCACCCTTAGGAGATGACAACTAGCCATTTGTTCTGAAAAGCCCTTATTTTAATAGCtatttgaataaatgaaaactaTTCATTTAAAGCATATAATTTTCCAGATCCATGGCATAGATATGAGCCCAACAATTGCTATTTAAGAGTGATGTTAgcgaagcagatttggctcaactgataaagtatctgcctaccacatgggaagtccaggttcaaacccagggcctcctgacccgtgtgttgagctggcccatgcgcagcgctgatgtgcacaaggaatgctgtgccacacaggggtattccccacatagggaagccccatgcacaaggagtgtgccctgtaaggagagctgccccaggtgaaaaaagtgcagactgcccaggagtggcgcggcatacacagcaagatgacgcaacaagagacacagattcccagtgctgctgacaagaatacaagcggacacagaagaacacacagagaatggacacagagagcagacagtggtgggggtgggggggaggagaaagaaaataaaaaaaaaaaaacagtaatgttattg is a genomic window of Dasypus novemcinctus isolate mDasNov1 chromosome 18, mDasNov1.1.hap2, whole genome shotgun sequence containing:
- the GABARAPL2 gene encoding gamma-aminobutyric acid receptor-associated protein-like 2; translation: MKWMFKEDHSLEHRCVESAKIRAKYPDRVPVIVEKVSGSQIVDIDKRKYLVPSDITVAQFMWIIRKRIQLPSEKAIFLFVDKTVPQSSLTMGQLYEKEKDEDGFLYVAYSGENTFGV